Proteins co-encoded in one Desulfatiglans anilini DSM 4660 genomic window:
- a CDS encoding tetratricopeptide repeat protein, translating into MGTTAKILSYPQGEAAPNPPQTTEAVKNGKTPAGEAFFEELAAQSGIQETLAARLKTHIGEIELLRADNRWQEILDLYHPVEEREPEMVRFGLDLPLRSEVAFALSRLKRYDDAIVAYEVCLRRSPDDFRFHSGLAYTLYESLLAAKNREIILPPQVKAGRTDRALEHFKKARELRPDGVTAFYREGMLYKNILQKPDRALPLLVQAVKNWLALTDDERKVRHQERRNYIKSLYNLGSCQVKTGRMKGALASIQRCIEEDGEKNHVRVEHKHFALGKVLFHLGRYREAQDALEFTSRVVNPAEGDYVFELLGRVLLAQDKPREALAAVERIPPRVRRPYVRWTEADVLNRLGEHDKARSVLTGALERDRRSRHRTLVRLAKMAYREGNDDQVLRLAGEAVQFHIETFTTPDPDGLFWQAAAHLRKGEFEAARQKAADLAAFRPAYPLLGKLRQAIAKKAGP; encoded by the coding sequence ATGGGCACCACGGCGAAGATCCTATCGTATCCGCAGGGAGAGGCTGCTCCCAACCCCCCACAGACAACCGAGGCGGTCAAGAACGGGAAGACCCCGGCCGGAGAGGCGTTCTTCGAGGAACTGGCCGCGCAGAGCGGGATCCAGGAGACCCTTGCGGCCAGGCTGAAGACGCACATCGGGGAGATCGAACTTCTGCGGGCCGACAACCGTTGGCAGGAGATCCTGGATCTGTATCACCCCGTCGAGGAACGCGAGCCGGAGATGGTCCGTTTCGGCCTGGACCTCCCGCTGCGCTCGGAGGTGGCCTTCGCGCTCAGCCGGCTCAAACGCTACGACGACGCGATCGTCGCCTACGAGGTGTGCCTCAGGCGCAGCCCGGACGATTTCCGGTTCCATTCGGGGTTGGCCTACACGCTGTACGAAAGCCTGCTGGCCGCCAAGAACCGGGAGATCATCCTGCCGCCTCAGGTCAAGGCCGGGCGGACGGATAGGGCGCTCGAGCACTTCAAAAAGGCGAGGGAACTCCGGCCCGACGGGGTGACGGCGTTTTACCGCGAAGGGATGCTCTACAAGAACATCCTGCAGAAGCCCGACCGGGCGTTGCCGCTTCTGGTGCAGGCGGTGAAGAATTGGCTGGCGCTGACGGACGATGAGCGGAAGGTCCGGCATCAGGAGCGGCGCAACTACATCAAGTCGCTCTATAACCTGGGCTCGTGCCAGGTGAAGACGGGGCGGATGAAAGGGGCGCTCGCGAGCATCCAGCGCTGCATCGAGGAAGACGGGGAGAAGAACCATGTGCGGGTCGAGCACAAGCACTTCGCCCTGGGAAAGGTCCTCTTCCACCTCGGCCGCTACCGCGAGGCGCAGGACGCCCTGGAGTTCACGTCCCGGGTGGTGAATCCGGCCGAAGGCGATTACGTCTTCGAACTCCTCGGGCGGGTGCTCCTGGCGCAGGACAAACCGCGGGAGGCCCTGGCGGCGGTTGAACGGATCCCGCCCCGGGTGCGCAGGCCTTACGTCCGGTGGACGGAGGCGGATGTCCTCAATCGGCTCGGGGAGCACGACAAGGCCCGGAGTGTTTTGACCGGGGCGCTCGAGCGGGACCGGCGTTCGCGGCATCGGACCCTGGTCCGCTTGGCCAAGATGGCGTACCGGGAGGGTAACGACGACCAGGTGCTCCGCTTGGCCGGGGAGGCGGTGCAGTTCCACATTGAAACCTTTACGACCCCGGATCCCGACGGGCTTTTCTGGCAGGCCGCCGCTCACCTGAGGAAGGGCGAGTTCGAGGCCGCCCGGCAAAAGGCTGCGGACCTGGCCGCGTTCAGACCGGCTTACCCGCTCCTCGGGAAACTCCGGCAGGCGATAGCGAAGAAGGCCGGCCCGTGA